A stretch of Halichondria panicea chromosome 1, odHalPani1.1, whole genome shotgun sequence DNA encodes these proteins:
- the LOC135338145 gene encoding uncharacterized protein LOC135338145 isoform X2: protein MADVMLDELTTRFNLREHQFTIEVSDTHLNQISDSIGNWLKYAEALELKAYQIQDIQTNREIDYLMRIQRVLRVWKTNNAFKATYKQLATVALNLGDSQTAMRVCELCKDCVVDDSPHTFPSFISWLTHKGVSGKDIQTLADEGFSTAQCFELLLPEDLEDMPLTKAGKRLLPKLITEPKEKKQKQPVAGATGSVAGRSVGAVPRHLYNSPVNELNNDYDYSQCDCSNAYNTMVRCSVKLNHAMSKDPKALAQALYGEGFISQATMDETSELNETRNSKGSRLYSAVLGRVRSFPRKFADFVQILRRDRILYSDVLIEIDAIYHV, encoded by the exons ATGGCTGATGTTATGTTAGATGAACTAACGACACGTTTCAACTTGCGAGAACACCAATTCACAATAGAAGTGTCCGACACTCATCTCAACCAAATATCTGACTCCATTGGTAACTGGCTGAAATATGCTGAGGCTTTGGAACTCAAGGCTTATCAGATTCAAGACATTCAAACCAACAGAGAGATTGACTACCTCATGAGAATACAAAGG GTTTTGAGGGTATGGAAAACCAATAACGCGTTCAAAGCTACATACAAACAACTGGCCACTGTTGCTCTGAATTTGGGGGATAGTCAAACAGCGATGCGAGTATGTGAGCTGTGTAAAG ATTGCGTAGTTGATGACTCTCCCCACACTTTTCCCTCCTTCATTTCATGGCTGACACACAAGGGGGTGTCTGGCAAGGACATACAAACTCTGGCTG ATGAGGGATTTTCTACTGCTCAATGTTTTGAGTTGTTACTACCTGAAGATCTCGAAGACATGCCATTGACTAAAGCAG GCAAGAGACTGCTTCCAAAACTGATCACTGAACCAAAGGAAAAGAAACAAA AGCAACCTGTTGCTGGAGCTACTGGTTCTGTAGCGGGTCGGTCTGTTGGAGCTGTACCAAGACACCTTTATAACAGCCCAG TGAACGAACTCAACAATGACTATGACTACTCCCAATGTGACTGCTCTAATGCCTACAACACAATGGTCCGATGTAGTGTGAAGCTCAACCACGCCATGTCTAAAGACCCAAAAGCACTTGCTCAGGCTCTATATGGTGAAGGATTCATCTCTCAAGCCACTATGGACGAAACAAGCGAATTGAACGAAACTAGAAACTCTAAGGGAAGTCGGTTGTACAGTGCAGTACTGGGCAGGGTTAGGAGTTTCCCCAGGAAGTTTGCAGACTTTGTGCAGATACTGAGACGCGATAGGATACTTTATAGTGATGTATTGATAGAGATAGATGCAATATATCATGTTTGA
- the LOC135338145 gene encoding uncharacterized protein LOC135338145 isoform X1, whose amino-acid sequence MADVMLDELTTRFNLREHQFTIEVSDTHLNQISDSIGNWLKYAEALELKAYQIQDIQTNREIDYLMRIQRVLRVWKTNNAFKATYKQLATVALNLGDSQTAMRVCELCKDCVVDDSPHTFPSFISWLTHKGVSGKDIQTLADEGFSTAQCFELLLPEDLEDMPLTKAGKRLLPKLITEPKEKKQKQPVAGATGSVAGRSVGAVPRHLYNSPVVNELNNDYDYSQCDCSNAYNTMVRCSVKLNHAMSKDPKALAQALYGEGFISQATMDETSELNETRNSKGSRLYSAVLGRVRSFPRKFADFVQILRRDRILYSDVLIEIDAIYHV is encoded by the exons ATGGCTGATGTTATGTTAGATGAACTAACGACACGTTTCAACTTGCGAGAACACCAATTCACAATAGAAGTGTCCGACACTCATCTCAACCAAATATCTGACTCCATTGGTAACTGGCTGAAATATGCTGAGGCTTTGGAACTCAAGGCTTATCAGATTCAAGACATTCAAACCAACAGAGAGATTGACTACCTCATGAGAATACAAAGG GTTTTGAGGGTATGGAAAACCAATAACGCGTTCAAAGCTACATACAAACAACTGGCCACTGTTGCTCTGAATTTGGGGGATAGTCAAACAGCGATGCGAGTATGTGAGCTGTGTAAAG ATTGCGTAGTTGATGACTCTCCCCACACTTTTCCCTCCTTCATTTCATGGCTGACACACAAGGGGGTGTCTGGCAAGGACATACAAACTCTGGCTG ATGAGGGATTTTCTACTGCTCAATGTTTTGAGTTGTTACTACCTGAAGATCTCGAAGACATGCCATTGACTAAAGCAG GCAAGAGACTGCTTCCAAAACTGATCACTGAACCAAAGGAAAAGAAACAAA AGCAACCTGTTGCTGGAGCTACTGGTTCTGTAGCGGGTCGGTCTGTTGGAGCTGTACCAAGACACCTTTATAACAGCCCAG TAGTGAACGAACTCAACAATGACTATGACTACTCCCAATGTGACTGCTCTAATGCCTACAACACAATGGTCCGATGTAGTGTGAAGCTCAACCACGCCATGTCTAAAGACCCAAAAGCACTTGCTCAGGCTCTATATGGTGAAGGATTCATCTCTCAAGCCACTATGGACGAAACAAGCGAATTGAACGAAACTAGAAACTCTAAGGGAAGTCGGTTGTACAGTGCAGTACTGGGCAGGGTTAGGAGTTTCCCCAGGAAGTTTGCAGACTTTGTGCAGATACTGAGACGCGATAGGATACTTTATAGTGATGTATTGATAGAGATAGATGCAATATATCATGTTTGA